GCGCCTTGGTGCGCTCGTCGGCCATCTTGAGGAACAGCAGATAGGTGAGCTGCTCGACATAGTCGCCATACGACATGCCGTCGTCGCGCAGGACGTTGCAGTAGTTCCAGAGTTTTTGGACGATGGTGGCTGTATTCACAGCGCATTCCCCTTTGTTCGGCAGCCAACGAGACCAATGTA
The nucleotide sequence above comes from Chromatiales bacterium. Encoded proteins:
- a CDS encoding type I restriction-modification system subunit M N-terminal domain-containing protein — its product is MNTATIVQKLWNYCNVLRDDGMSYGDYVEQLTYLLFLKMADERTKA